A portion of the Paenibacillus hamazuiensis genome contains these proteins:
- a CDS encoding MarR family winged helix-turn-helix transcriptional regulator: MDKDQHISVLWRHLMDMNRQIKQTIALMSCDANISCSSISLIFQLEHKTQMKMNDIADHLGITLGAATSLIDKLEAQGWVTRVRSTTDRRIIYVELTEEGKRKLLSMREQYAKQATQIFETISVDKLQEMSTQLKEIERYLSDYNQLADKRKPS; the protein is encoded by the coding sequence ATGGATAAAGATCAGCATATTTCCGTTCTGTGGCGCCATCTGATGGATATGAATCGGCAAATCAAGCAGACGATCGCGCTTATGAGCTGTGATGCCAACATCTCCTGCTCCTCAATTTCGCTCATCTTCCAATTGGAACATAAGACTCAGATGAAAATGAACGATATTGCCGACCATTTGGGCATCACTCTGGGGGCGGCAACCAGCCTGATCGATAAATTGGAGGCCCAGGGGTGGGTAACAAGAGTGCGCTCCACCACGGACCGCCGCATTATTTACGTCGAGCTGACCGAAGAAGGAAAACGCAAGCTCCTGTCTATGCGCGAACAGTATGCCAAGCAGGCTACCCAGATTTTCGAAACAATTTCTGTGGACAAACTGCAGGAAATGAGCACACAGCTGAAGGAAATCGAGCGATATTTAAGCGATTACAACCAGCTCGCGGACAAACGCAAGCCTTCCTGA
- a CDS encoding MFS transporter, producing the protein MQTQTAPQAALAADTPLIRREGLLVALLSITVILVVMNTTMFNVALPQVAKEFALSSTAASWIVTGYSITFAIFSITYSRLSDYLPIKTLLTIGLTCLTVASALGFVSHNFIMLLCARLLQAVGAASAPGLGIVLLTRYVPAARRGKSISAIISSASLGFGLGPVIGGAATQYLGWNYLFAVTGFVLVMIPFFNRILPFEKTSKVQFDLIGAVLVGIGTTGLLLFMTTYSFPALLAGAVSLIVLWARIHRVPNPFIQPALFRHKRYMTLSVSGFVSYVAQFTTLFVMPLMLIRLFGKSSSETGLMIFPGAILSVLASGGIGRIINRFGNLPMIRWAHVLLIGSTVLFALFGGSYAFATLVIFMLMSLGITSLTSSVSNEISRILPKELVGAGMGLSQLTQFFGGAFGVAMTGTALVWQKNLPLASAYSNIFWAMAGMACISAICSLLYKPAPRS; encoded by the coding sequence ATGCAAACGCAAACCGCACCACAAGCCGCTTTGGCTGCGGATACCCCGCTGATTCGAAGAGAGGGCCTGCTTGTCGCGCTGCTAAGCATCACGGTCATTCTCGTCGTCATGAATACGACGATGTTTAACGTGGCTCTGCCGCAGGTCGCCAAAGAGTTCGCCCTCTCGTCCACGGCGGCTTCCTGGATTGTGACGGGATACTCCATCACGTTTGCGATCTTTTCGATCACGTACAGCCGGTTGTCCGATTATCTTCCCATCAAAACGCTGCTGACGATCGGCCTTACGTGCCTCACCGTCGCCTCGGCGTTAGGGTTCGTCAGCCACAATTTCATCATGCTGCTGTGCGCAAGACTGCTGCAAGCAGTGGGTGCGGCATCCGCTCCCGGTCTCGGCATCGTGCTGCTGACCCGCTACGTACCGGCGGCCCGCCGGGGCAAGTCGATTTCCGCCATCATCTCCTCGGCATCGCTCGGGTTCGGCCTGGGACCGGTTATCGGCGGAGCCGCTACGCAGTACTTGGGCTGGAACTATTTGTTCGCGGTGACCGGCTTCGTGCTGGTGATGATTCCGTTTTTTAATCGAATTCTTCCGTTCGAAAAAACAAGCAAGGTCCAATTCGACCTGATCGGAGCCGTTCTGGTCGGCATCGGCACGACCGGCCTGCTGCTGTTTATGACTACCTATTCCTTCCCGGCGCTGCTTGCCGGAGCCGTTTCGCTAATTGTCCTGTGGGCCCGCATCCATCGGGTGCCGAACCCTTTCATACAGCCTGCCCTGTTTCGCCATAAACGTTATATGACCCTCAGCGTATCCGGCTTCGTCTCGTACGTAGCCCAATTTACGACGCTGTTCGTAATGCCGCTGATGCTCATCCGGCTGTTCGGCAAAAGCTCTTCGGAAACCGGGCTGATGATTTTTCCCGGAGCAATTCTTTCGGTGCTCGCCTCCGGCGGAATCGGCCGGATCATCAACCGGTTCGGCAATTTGCCGATGATCCGCTGGGCTCATGTGCTGCTGATCGGCTCGACGGTGCTGTTCGCTTTGTTTGGCGGGAGTTACGCCTTCGCGACCCTCGTCATCTTCATGCTGATGAGCCTCGGCATCACCTCGCTGACGAGCAGCGTATCCAACGAAATTTCGCGCATTCTGCCGAAAGAGCTGGTCGGCGCCGGAATGGGGTTGTCGCAGCTCACCCAGTTTTTCGGCGGCGCCTTCGGCGTGGCGATGACAGGAACGGCTCTCGTCTGGCAAAAAAATTTGCCGCTCGCATCCGCATACTCCAATATATTCTGGGCCATGGCGGGTATGGCTTGCATTTCCGCGATATGTTCCCTGCTGTATAAGCCTGCGCCCCGCAGTTAA
- a CDS encoding HNH endonuclease has product MSLTQHPPPDGNLPGDETRPYKTCAHCLKTKPLTQFDRRAGRRSGKTSRRGTCRSCQKLKRKATAQPILPENIAAPRRRQVLPETETPAAPVRLSRRPLPLPPPKPAGPDPRVLRLNRSGIIWMRGKTDKGRRWQQETDLETAVTLVKEYAAVVVNRHTIRRIYSNKSFRRYILERDRYTCYFCGEYGDTIDHLLPRSKGGHTTPVNCVCACNLCNQSKANRSLDEFMGPDGE; this is encoded by the coding sequence ATGAGCCTGACACAGCATCCCCCGCCAGACGGCAATTTGCCCGGGGACGAGACGAGACCCTACAAAACATGCGCTCATTGCTTGAAAACGAAACCTCTCACGCAATTTGACCGCAGAGCCGGCAGGCGTTCCGGCAAAACATCCCGCCGCGGCACCTGCCGCTCCTGCCAGAAGCTGAAAAGGAAGGCGACCGCCCAGCCGATCCTGCCCGAAAACATCGCAGCGCCCCGCCGGCGGCAGGTCCTTCCTGAAACGGAGACGCCAGCTGCACCGGTACGGCTCTCCCGCCGGCCTCTTCCGCTGCCGCCGCCCAAGCCGGCCGGACCGGACCCGCGGGTGCTTCGGCTGAACCGCAGCGGCATCATCTGGATGCGCGGCAAAACGGACAAAGGTCGGCGCTGGCAGCAGGAGACCGATCTGGAGACGGCGGTTACGCTCGTCAAGGAGTACGCCGCCGTCGTCGTCAATCGCCATACGATCCGGCGCATTTACAGCAACAAATCGTTTCGCCGATATATTTTGGAACGGGACCGGTACACGTGTTATTTTTGCGGAGAATATGGAGACACGATCGACCACCTGCTGCCCCGCTCCAAGGGCGGTCACACCACGCCGGTCAACTGCGTATGCGCCTGCAATTTGTGCAATCAAAGCAAGGCCAACCGCAGTCTCGATGAGTTTATGGGACCGGACGGCGAGTAA
- a CDS encoding FTR1 family iron permease, with protein sequence MRRYLVGLLLAVMLLLQAVPALAAGTNLPAETRNQMIALASDALIGAGGKDWSHVSAVIGQLKPLWTSAAAADTSDEAKAVTAAFAKAEQELAKPQKDNAAAYEAVSALVKALDGYVSAGDGDAAKEKAHKQVQTALVPQLQKSLIAVQAGDIAQAKTAFAAFNGGWSKAESLIRQDNAKVYGAIEVKISGARIALNTEPADAAKAAAKLQELIAALQDYAAGGTAAGAADAPADSIRTIGGLLQLLDAASADVQSRRAADAAAKMDRFVAVWPALEGEVATRSPQAYERIEAKMVAVPILLLSNPPAFEQASAALGELRKELEPYAEAASYTAWDAGVILFREGLEAILIIAALVSFLNRSGNADKRKWIWSGAGAGIAVSGLMAVVLSMLLSQLSTGSSRELIEGITGLVAVGFMVSIGAWLHRKSNLRAWNAFVEKTIGESLSKGALWSLFAAAFLSVMREGAETLIFYIGMAQAISTADMLLGVGTALLLLAVIGFLIIRMSKRIPVRPFFLMASLLLYYLAFKFIGVSIHALQVTGHVAAHTPGYLPDISLLGMYGSWETTGAQLVVLAVILWNVIRAERKTQVSWTRKTA encoded by the coding sequence ATGAGACGATATTTGGTTGGACTGCTGCTGGCCGTTATGCTGCTCCTGCAGGCGGTGCCGGCGCTCGCCGCGGGAACGAACCTGCCGGCGGAAACCCGGAATCAGATGATCGCGCTGGCGAGCGATGCGCTTATCGGCGCCGGCGGCAAGGATTGGAGCCATGTCTCGGCGGTTATCGGGCAGCTCAAACCGCTTTGGACGTCTGCGGCGGCTGCGGATACGTCGGACGAAGCGAAGGCGGTGACGGCGGCGTTTGCGAAAGCCGAACAGGAGCTGGCGAAGCCGCAGAAGGATAATGCTGCCGCTTACGAAGCGGTATCCGCGCTCGTCAAGGCGCTCGACGGCTACGTCAGCGCGGGAGACGGCGACGCCGCCAAAGAGAAGGCGCACAAGCAGGTGCAGACGGCGCTTGTGCCGCAGCTGCAAAAGAGCCTTATCGCCGTGCAGGCAGGCGATATCGCGCAGGCGAAGACGGCGTTTGCGGCGTTTAACGGCGGCTGGTCGAAGGCGGAGAGCCTGATTCGCCAGGATAACGCCAAGGTTTACGGCGCGATCGAGGTTAAAATCAGCGGCGCGCGCATCGCGCTGAACACCGAGCCGGCGGATGCGGCCAAAGCGGCCGCCAAGCTGCAGGAGCTGATCGCCGCGCTGCAGGACTACGCGGCGGGCGGCACCGCCGCAGGCGCGGCCGATGCGCCGGCGGACAGCATCCGCACGATCGGCGGGCTGCTGCAGCTGCTGGACGCCGCCTCGGCGGATGTGCAAAGCCGGCGCGCCGCCGACGCTGCGGCGAAGATGGACCGCTTCGTAGCGGTCTGGCCTGCGCTCGAAGGCGAAGTGGCGACGCGCTCGCCGCAAGCCTACGAGCGCATCGAGGCGAAAATGGTGGCGGTGCCCATCCTGCTGCTGTCGAATCCGCCTGCGTTCGAACAGGCAAGCGCTGCGCTCGGGGAGCTGCGCAAGGAGCTCGAGCCTTACGCGGAAGCGGCATCGTACACGGCGTGGGATGCCGGCGTGATTTTGTTTCGCGAAGGGCTGGAGGCGATCCTCATCATCGCCGCGCTCGTCTCGTTCCTGAACCGGTCGGGCAACGCCGACAAACGCAAATGGATCTGGTCCGGAGCGGGGGCCGGCATTGCCGTATCGGGGCTGATGGCCGTCGTCTTATCGATGCTGCTGTCGCAGCTGTCGACCGGCAGCTCGCGCGAGTTGATCGAGGGAATAACCGGGCTTGTCGCCGTCGGTTTCATGGTATCGATCGGAGCGTGGCTGCACCGCAAGTCGAACCTTCGCGCGTGGAACGCGTTTGTCGAGAAAACGATCGGCGAATCGCTGTCCAAAGGCGCGCTTTGGTCGCTTTTTGCGGCGGCTTTTCTGTCGGTCATGCGCGAAGGGGCGGAAACGCTCATCTTTTACATCGGGATGGCCCAGGCCATTTCGACCGCGGATATGCTGCTGGGCGTCGGGACCGCCTTACTGCTGCTTGCGGTGATCGGCTTCCTGATCATCCGGATGAGCAAGCGTATTCCCGTGCGGCCGTTTTTCCTGATGGCGAGCCTGCTGCTGTATTACTTGGCGTTCAAATTCATCGGCGTCAGCATTCACGCGCTTCAGGTGACCGGACACGTAGCGGCCCACACGCCGGGGTATTTGCCGGACATTTCACTGCTCGGCATGTACGGCAGCTGGGAGACGACAGGGGCGCAGCTCGTCGTGCTGGCCGTCATACTGTGGAACGTGATTCGGGCAGAGCGGAAAACGCAGGTAAGCTGGACGCGCAAGACCGCTTGA
- the efeB gene encoding iron uptake transporter deferrochelatase/peroxidase subunit — MGDSENKSFLQKPLSRRDALKLAGAGGIGLLLGAGGVKGLAMGQNLMTKSTASASDKGIVPFYGKHQAGIVTPAQDFICMGAFDFTAGDIAAVRELFKSWTEAAARMAQGQGVGEETGNALLPPQDTGEAMGLAAVRTTITFGLGASFFDGRFGLAGKRPPGFVDMPRFKGDDLRSEWSGGDVVVQACADDPQVAFHAIRNLVRIARGKAVLRWMQEGFQRTGAADPKGATPRNLLGFKDGTNNPNVQDPQVADEVVWAKGTDGAEWMDGGTYMVMRRIRMRIEVWDRTTLGEQEATFGRSRDSGAPLGQKNEFDPLDFDKKDESGKPMIPANSHVALAHMDGKVKIWRRGYSYSNGIDMKTGQIDAGLLFICFNRDPRNQFIPMQQKLAAQDKLNEYIVHVGSGLYACLPGAKQGGYIGDTLF, encoded by the coding sequence ATGGGCGATTCGGAGAATAAGAGTTTTTTGCAAAAGCCGCTCTCGCGCCGCGATGCGCTCAAGCTGGCCGGTGCGGGAGGCATCGGCCTTCTGCTCGGGGCCGGCGGCGTCAAGGGATTGGCCATGGGCCAAAATTTAATGACAAAATCGACGGCCAGCGCCTCGGACAAAGGCATCGTGCCGTTTTACGGGAAGCATCAGGCCGGCATCGTCACCCCCGCGCAGGATTTCATCTGCATGGGGGCGTTTGATTTTACAGCCGGCGATATCGCTGCAGTTCGCGAGCTGTTCAAGAGCTGGACGGAGGCGGCGGCGCGGATGGCGCAAGGGCAAGGCGTCGGCGAAGAAACGGGCAACGCCCTGCTGCCCCCGCAGGATACCGGGGAAGCGATGGGACTTGCCGCAGTGCGCACGACGATCACGTTCGGGCTGGGCGCTTCGTTTTTCGACGGGCGGTTCGGGCTGGCCGGGAAAAGACCCCCGGGGTTCGTCGACATGCCGCGGTTCAAAGGAGACGACCTGCGGTCCGAATGGTCCGGCGGCGACGTGGTCGTGCAGGCATGCGCGGACGACCCGCAGGTGGCGTTCCACGCCATCCGCAACCTAGTCCGCATCGCGCGGGGCAAAGCGGTGCTGCGCTGGATGCAGGAAGGGTTCCAGCGCACCGGCGCCGCCGACCCGAAAGGCGCGACTCCGCGCAATCTGTTGGGGTTTAAGGACGGCACAAACAACCCGAATGTGCAGGATCCGCAGGTGGCGGACGAGGTCGTCTGGGCGAAAGGCACCGACGGCGCGGAGTGGATGGACGGCGGCACCTATATGGTGATGCGGCGCATCCGCATGCGCATTGAGGTATGGGACCGCACGACGCTCGGCGAGCAGGAGGCGACATTCGGCCGCAGCCGCGATTCCGGAGCGCCGCTCGGGCAAAAAAATGAATTCGATCCGCTTGATTTTGACAAGAAGGACGAAAGCGGCAAGCCGATGATTCCGGCCAATTCCCACGTAGCGCTGGCGCATATGGACGGGAAGGTGAAAATATGGCGCCGCGGCTACTCGTATTCGAACGGCATCGACATGAAGACGGGGCAGATCGACGCCGGGTTGCTGTTCATATGCTTCAACCGCGACCCGCGCAATCAGTTCATCCCCATGCAGCAAAAGCTGGCGGCACAGGATAAGCTTAACGAATATATCGTTCACGTCGGCAGCGGGCTTTATGCATGCTTGCCGGGAGCGAAGCAGGGCGGCTATATCGGCGATACTTTATTTTAA
- the efeO gene encoding iron uptake system protein EfeO: MTISYRHSLISVMLGTSLLLTACGGNAATGKPAAQENKAAEGGAKPAAAAVVTPELKAAVDQYRKFVIAQSDEFVKATDAFTKAVKAGDIETAKKLYGPSRMYYERIEPIAEALGDFDPWIDAREGDVPDNEWRGFHRLEKALWETKSAAGQEKVADQLLQDVKQLRVKVESVEIAPEMLVTGAVELLNEVSNGKVTGEEERYSHTDLYDFAANVEGAKEIFTVLKPVLEKKNAALAGEIDTRFTELDKELAPFRKDKDFVPYTELSKEQTKKLSQAIDALAEPLSKMGTIVEG; this comes from the coding sequence GTGACCATTTCGTACCGCCATTCGCTTATATCCGTTATGCTTGGAACTTCTTTGCTGCTGACTGCTTGCGGAGGCAATGCCGCCACAGGCAAGCCGGCAGCGCAGGAAAATAAAGCGGCCGAAGGAGGAGCGAAGCCTGCTGCAGCGGCGGTTGTAACCCCGGAGCTGAAAGCCGCCGTCGATCAGTACCGCAAATTTGTAATCGCGCAAAGCGATGAATTTGTCAAAGCGACCGATGCGTTCACGAAGGCGGTGAAGGCGGGCGACATCGAAACGGCGAAGAAGCTGTACGGCCCGAGCCGGATGTACTATGAGAGAATCGAACCGATCGCCGAAGCGCTCGGCGACTTCGATCCGTGGATCGACGCGCGGGAAGGCGATGTGCCGGATAATGAGTGGCGCGGCTTCCACCGTCTGGAGAAAGCGCTCTGGGAAACGAAGTCGGCCGCAGGCCAGGAGAAGGTTGCGGACCAGCTTTTGCAGGACGTCAAGCAGCTTCGCGTGAAGGTGGAAAGCGTCGAGATCGCTCCCGAGATGCTCGTAACCGGCGCGGTCGAGCTGCTGAACGAGGTATCGAACGGCAAGGTGACCGGGGAAGAGGAGCGCTATTCGCACACCGACCTGTACGACTTCGCCGCTAACGTGGAGGGGGCGAAGGAAATTTTCACCGTGCTGAAGCCGGTGCTGGAGAAAAAGAATGCGGCGCTCGCGGGAGAAATTGATACCCGTTTTACCGAACTAGACAAGGAGCTTGCCCCTTTCCGAAAAGATAAAGATTTCGTTCCGTACACCGAGCTGAGCAAGGAGCAAACGAAAAAATTAAGCCAGGCGATCGACGCCTTGGCCGAGCCGCTCTCGAAAATGGGCACGATAGTGGAGGGTTAA
- the srtB gene encoding class B sortase, producing MLKRTAVPGAYRFFYWSASLLICAGLLLVSIDWYIQHSERTESQQLKAQLTSLYYAEERQAAPPPKEKEEIGEPINGSNPLPAGPTVNERFERLLAMNSEMIGWIHVDGTQVDYPVLQHKDNDYYLNRDATGKKSIYGSIFMDYRLDIDQPQRNLVVYGHNMLDGSMFGSLLQFKNKDFFETYRNITFEIKGKRTDWDIFAVYTVDAREDTIDVSYENNQAFLDALNRYRNKSFFSTEVIPQEDDEILTLVTCSNETDDTRLVMHAVKKRSSAPYLNASAKPDL from the coding sequence ATGCTTAAGCGGACAGCCGTGCCGGGGGCTTACAGATTTTTTTATTGGTCGGCCTCATTATTGATATGTGCAGGACTTCTGCTTGTCAGTATCGATTGGTACATACAACATTCGGAGCGAACCGAATCGCAGCAGTTGAAAGCTCAGCTGACAAGTTTGTACTATGCCGAAGAACGGCAAGCGGCCCCCCCTCCGAAAGAAAAAGAGGAAATCGGCGAACCGATTAACGGGAGCAACCCTTTACCTGCCGGCCCAACAGTAAACGAGAGATTTGAAAGACTGCTGGCGATGAATAGCGAAATGATCGGATGGATTCATGTAGACGGCACTCAGGTCGATTACCCGGTGCTTCAGCACAAGGATAATGATTATTATTTAAACCGAGACGCAACCGGCAAAAAATCAATTTACGGCAGTATCTTTATGGATTATCGCCTGGATATCGACCAGCCGCAGCGGAACCTTGTTGTGTATGGCCATAATATGCTGGACGGTTCGATGTTCGGAAGTCTCCTGCAATTTAAAAACAAAGATTTTTTTGAAACATACAGAAATATCACTTTTGAAATCAAAGGAAAAAGAACCGACTGGGACATATTTGCCGTGTATACCGTCGATGCAAGAGAAGATACAATCGACGTTTCCTATGAAAATAACCAAGCATTTCTGGATGCTTTGAACCGATATCGAAATAAATCATTCTTTAGTACGGAAGTCATTCCGCAAGAAGACGATGAAATACTCACACTCGTAACATGCAGCAACGAGACGGATGATACGCGTTTGGTCATGCATGCGGTAAAAAAGAGATCCAGTGCCCCTTATCTTAACGCTTCGGCAAAACCTGATCTTTAG